A part of Fibrobacter sp. genomic DNA contains:
- the infC gene encoding translation initiation factor IF-3: MSYISASVITLIDENGVDQGRMKTGMAKTYARERGMELVEVPGKLDTYTMKKYEPRKFNRGVSNQYQQEKDSERAQYTITAPTVRLTDENGNSVGVISTAEARQMAADRSLDLIAVNNKIDPPIGKLGDLNKYIYEQKKAIKDRDKKNRAAAKASEEKEIKYTTDTSDSSKNDRMRMLKQANEFMEGGHPVRFTIDFRGRQMAHSADVMDRIREEMEANLTGGKISKVDQAGNRFCVFCAPNKRSK, translated from the coding sequence ATGAGCTATATCAGTGCATCTGTCATTACGCTGATTGATGAAAACGGCGTTGATCAGGGACGTATGAAGACGGGGATGGCCAAGACCTATGCTCGTGAGCGTGGCATGGAGCTTGTCGAGGTACCGGGCAAGCTGGATACCTATACCATGAAAAAGTACGAGCCCAGAAAGTTCAATCGTGGGGTGAGCAACCAGTACCAACAGGAGAAGGACAGCGAACGTGCCCAGTATACGATCACTGCGCCTACCGTACGATTGACTGATGAAAACGGAAATTCAGTCGGCGTGATCAGTACAGCCGAGGCCAGACAGATGGCTGCGGACAGGTCTCTTGACTTGATTGCAGTGAATAACAAGATCGACCCGCCCATTGGCAAGCTTGGCGACTTGAACAAGTACATTTATGAACAGAAGAAGGCGATCAAGGACCGTGACAAGAAGAATCGTGCCGCTGCGAAGGCTTCCGAGGAGAAGGAAATCAAGTATACGACTGATACGTCTGATTCGTCCAAGAACGACCGTATGCGCATGCTGAAGCAGGCCAATGAATTCATGGAAGGTGGCCACCCGGTTCGCTTCACTATCGATTTCCGTGGACGCCAGATGGCTCATTCTGCCGATGTGATGGATCGAATCCGTGAGGAAATGGAGGCAAACCTTACCGGTGGCAAGATTTCAAAGGTAGATCAGGCTGGCAATCGTTTCTGTGTATTCTGTGCGCCGAATAAGCGCAGTAAGTAG
- a CDS encoding AAA family ATPase, which yields MNRLTREDLNQDQVAALDFINKFLHMPDRRQMVLYGAAGTGKTSLINVLLDEFDQIPAHRRPAYVCTAPTNKAVEVIADRTGRAFDSTIYSLLGLVLQDFDDGRPKLKRENEGHLAEYDVVVVDEASMVSVALLNEIQKQLQIFTTIKVIYVGDRCQIPPVDDANSGILESIIFQLPLQVELTQVMRTAEDNPILGVVTAMRANMLSPVDLFSHETSVAVDGTGIFFHERTNEFMETMIGYFTSEKFKLDTNYAMAVAWTNAAVDAINLKVREALYPNTTMEYEVGEEVRVVRTYGNDVVVGKSTIFKMVYTIEEHLVIKSCELCEDPSYGIKCYKVEVENVSKRNRVKSVAYIVSQEGMNEYYARREMLATEAKRKLEMKGHSGSRLYTPKEAWRDYTRFKHFFLFVGYIYALTAHKAQGSTIENVFVIEKNINRIPEDELRNKLKYTAFTRAAKELHVLM from the coding sequence ATGAACCGTCTTACCCGAGAAGATTTGAATCAGGATCAAGTGGCAGCGCTTGATTTTATTAATAAATTTTTACATATGCCTGACCGTCGTCAGATGGTACTTTATGGTGCCGCCGGCACTGGTAAGACATCGTTGATCAATGTCTTGCTCGATGAGTTTGACCAGATTCCTGCGCATCGTCGGCCTGCATATGTATGTACCGCACCGACGAACAAGGCTGTCGAGGTCATTGCTGACCGTACAGGACGTGCGTTCGATAGTACGATTTACTCGCTTCTTGGCCTTGTTTTACAGGATTTCGACGACGGTAGGCCTAAGTTAAAACGTGAAAATGAGGGCCATCTTGCCGAATATGACGTGGTTGTAGTAGATGAAGCCTCCATGGTGTCAGTCGCCTTGCTTAACGAGATCCAGAAGCAGCTGCAGATATTTACAACGATCAAGGTGATCTATGTCGGCGACCGGTGCCAGATACCTCCTGTTGACGATGCTAATTCTGGTATATTGGAGTCCATCATCTTCCAGCTGCCGTTGCAGGTTGAACTGACTCAGGTCATGCGAACGGCTGAGGACAACCCGATCCTTGGCGTTGTCACTGCCATGCGAGCCAATATGCTGTCGCCTGTAGACCTATTTTCGCATGAAACGTCCGTCGCCGTGGATGGTACTGGAATATTCTTCCACGAGCGTACAAACGAGTTCATGGAGACGATGATCGGATACTTTACGTCGGAAAAATTCAAGCTTGATACCAATTATGCCATGGCTGTGGCATGGACCAACGCCGCAGTTGATGCTATCAATCTGAAGGTGCGAGAAGCGCTGTACCCGAATACGACTATGGAATACGAGGTAGGGGAAGAGGTGCGTGTCGTAAGGACGTATGGGAATGACGTGGTTGTTGGCAAATCAACCATTTTCAAGATGGTCTACACGATCGAGGAACACCTTGTCATCAAGTCGTGTGAACTTTGTGAAGACCCGTCGTATGGCATAAAGTGCTACAAGGTTGAAGTAGAAAATGTGTCTAAGCGCAATCGGGTCAAGTCGGTCGCATATATTGTCTCTCAGGAAGGGATGAATGAATACTATGCCCGGCGTGAGATGCTTGCCACCGAAGCCAAGCGCAAGCTTGAAATGAAGGGACATTCAGGCAGCCGTCTGTATACTCCTAAAGAGGCTTGGCGAGACTATACCAGATTCAAGCATTTCTTCCTGTTCGTCGGATATATCTATGCCCTGACAGCACACAAGGCGCAGGGCAGTACCATTGAAAATGTATTTGTCATCGAGAAGAATATCAACCGCATTCCCGAGGACGAACTTAGAAACAAACTTAAATACACAGCATTCACTCGTGCAGCCAAGGAATTGCACGTATTGATGTAA